attttaaattaatttttttaacatctaTGCTTatagttaaatgaaaaaaacataaaaagtaaagaaaaaaggaagcattattttgaaaataatttattgaaaaataatatttacggCAGAAGAATCAGACATTTTTTTGGACTATTGTTATGTTTCTGGTCATTGAATGAATATGTACCAGTGCGcgtcttaattttaaattttaacaaaataaaaaaaaagagattctaaaattatttattgtcgAATCAATTTACGCGGTGTTCAGAATTTATATTTGagtttatcataaaataaatagtttttctttttaaaaaaaatatcttatttattaaaagtgaCATGTATAACCTCATGGGATTCTTACTTTAAGTGAGTTTTATATTGATATTTACTAAGAAGCTagaaaaccttttttttttctatcctCTTGAGTTTTTAACTCATGGATAATTAATGTCATTTCTTATActatatacaaaatatcttttgttTAGATGTTgtaccattatatatatatatatatatatatatatatatatatatatatatatatatatatatatatatagaacaaTTGAAAAGTTAgtggattattaaaaaaataagcatATCTCACCACCATTAATAAAACTTGTTTAGAATTGTCTCTAAAACCAAACAAGATCTTTGTTTTTAACAACCATTCCAATTAGGTTGGATGCTTAACTTTTGAACAACCACATCAAGTAAATGCATTTGAATTCTTTTAATAGGAGAGTTTTCTCTACAAAAGTTTCATTTCAATAATTCTAGAATAAGAATTATATATCATGCCAAAATAGTTCATATATTTTTCCTTTAAGCAACCTAATTCCTATGTCGGGAAGTCACAATCGAGGTCTCCATCTTTTCATTACTCTTTTATACTTGAAGACAAATAGTTTAATGCGAGAAAacattatcattaattttatatataaggaTAAGGAATTGGAGTATTTTTTAGACAAGGTATGCATGGACCCAAGGTATTCTATATAAAGTTTCTTTTTCCGAATCCAAGGCGCTAAGCGACTATAGATGTCAAAGTAAATTAACCTCCATCGTTAACAAGTGTTGTCTTTACATGAATAAGGGAAAAGGTCCTTCTTGATTGACTCTTTGTGCCACAATATATAGGGGTATGATTGAAAGGTTATGGGTGTGTTGCGAGTTTTGTCTGCCAATAGTTTTTGAGTGGATAATAtgtatcaaatttgatgttcaAATTCGTTGGAGGTTTAAATTGAGGCGATATAATCATTGTTCATATTATCTTTTAGTAGATTATCTAGTTGGAAATAATCGACACATTTTCATTGATCGTATTTGACATATGCATATCATTtactacattattattataacgcTTTATGATATTTGTTATAGATAACTCGTAGAATCGGTTGTGAAGCTGCCTAAAATCATATTGAgttctatttttattacattAGCGGAAGTCAAGATGGGTGTTTCTTGTATCTCGGCCATGAGATTGACTATTTGAGGTTATCAAGACTCGCTGATtaaaatgtttcctatccgcaACTTTGATTATCATTGTTATCACATCATGTGGATTCTTGATTGTTATATGTTTTGTGCTCTATTCTCATTTTCCCCTTCTTTATTGCAGGTTATATATCTTTTTCGGAAACACAAATCGACGCACATTGATAGGGTGAGTCTCTAGTATTTTGGGTGGATTGAGGGAATTATGAGAGGTGAAAGGAAACATTGACTCAAATGTGTGCACCTCTATTGATTAATTCATGGTTTAAGAGCGGTGTAAAATCATTTTGACCATATAGAAGTTCAAAGGAGACTAATGTTGTAAATtcatattcataaattttatgataatgTGTTTGTGTTGAATTCTAGTAAATAGATAATTGTATTGGATTATATTTTAGGatacataaatattattgatcACATAGGGCCGAAGTTCATAGCCAAAGCCCAAAGAAGAAGGTTGAAACCCAAGAGTTTTGGCTAGGGTTTTgtcccaatatatatatattttttaaattcacaaTCTTATggaaacatgagtttttatactaaaaaaggACATATAATTTCATTATGGTTAATAGTGTGACAACTAGATAACAAAAGTTAATTTGTTGAGacttatataatacattttattttgagagcttagaaaaaaatgaatgtaaCAAGCATTAATATTCAACAAAAGAGATTATTTTCCTTTCTATATATGCTATTATATGTTCATGAGAAATAGAATTCATTGCTAATTAATATTCATTCAGAAttgattagaaaaataaaagcaAACATTATAAGTTCTATGCCCTAAGTGTGCTCATAGGTATCTCTTCAAGTGGTGGAGGACCGTCACTGTCCGACAAATGGCTACCAGAAACTCCGACTGCCGCCGCCACTCCTCCTCCACCGCCCGTCTCATTTATAGCTCTAAAATACGCATAAGGGCCCCAACCTATTCCACATTTTTCATTTTACcacacaaaaaattataattatctctTTTAtctaaccaaataaaataagcAACTTTTTTTTGTCCTTAAACCACTTACCATTGTTGGCATATGGAGGCGGGAAGAACTGCAAGTAACACAATGTTGCCACTATAAGACCTAAAAGGCCTCCGACGAACACGTCTTTCCAATGATGACGATACTCATCGATCATAGAAATTCCGACGAGAGAAGCAAGAATTAGTGGGATAATGGGAATGCATAGTTTTGAAACGTGGCCTCTTCCATCAAAAACCTTCAATTTTCCGGCAATGTATAGAGTTAAGAATCCAAGACCCGCAAATGACCCTAAAATTAAAGATGAGgggaaatattaaaattgaaacaaattTAGGGGGTGAAATGTATAACTTACATGAAGTATGTCCACTAGGAAAAGTTCTATAGCCTTCTTTGATCACGCTAGGGTTACCATGGCATATTACATTTCCCAAACTGTCATAATTCTtgaaacacaaaataaaaataaaaatagaatcattaaaaaaaatcaatttattacaCATCATTCAAGTGATTAAATAGCTAGCATTatcaatcaatatttttaataatttttttttctaacaataaaaaaacaagcgccTAATGAGATCATGTTACAATgaattaaccaaaataaaaatttattatacatcaataaattgataaaataacctcaaataactttttttaaaactagatCAAGCAATATTTAAAAACCATAATGTGGGTTTTTtcgaaaaagaaaaaactaCTTACATCGACACCGTTTGGAAAGCAACGCCAAAAGAAGTCGGGTCGTGGGAGACCAGTGGAGAGTTTTATTACTTCGGTTATGACTCCGGTTATCAGCACTGCGAACAATAAGCCTTccaagaaaaacaaaatcaagaaCAACAAGATCAAACCCTAAAACCAAAATTAATGATTACTAGGTTAATTAAATTACACATGTATACCTAATATGCTGTGATAGAGATCATAGATGTCTTTCTTACGAGGAAAGTAGACAAGGAATACCACAATGGGAAGCAAAATTGTGTAtatctaaaaaaacatttaaaacaaaGTTATGAAATGATGAAATAATCAAGAAAATGAATGAACAAAAGAATACTTACGGGAACAGACCAGATGGGTATGGTATTATGGGAGATATGAGGATATTTAAGATTGTGATTGGTGATCATATCTTGACTAATAAAACTATGATAGGGTTGAATAAAGAGGAACAAAACGATCTCCATTAAAAGAAGAAGTATGAGAGTTAGCAAATCATAAAGGTGATATCTTGAAACTTGTACACCATGACTTTTGAATGTATGAACTCCAAGTTCAACTTCATTCATCCCACCACCCTGATTAACAAGAAATAAAGATGATTATGATCAAGAAATTGTAAGTTTGAAGGAAAATCAAAGAGAAAGAGACTGACCTTGAATAATTCTTTGAAATTTGGGAAGGCAAGAAAGGAAAAGAAGTTCAATTTAGCCATGGATGAATCTTTATCTTGGAAACAGAacgagagagaaagaaatgagTTCTAGCTAGGGtttatatacttaaataaaGAGAGGGAGAGTGAAGATATTTGCTTGACGGTTAAAGAATCGTTGGATTACGGTTAACAGTTTAtatgatgataataataataatatttgttttttatttgaaagaatgaaactttaatattaattaattagattcgTTCTAAATTATGACAACAATTTGTCTTAATTTAAATtccacaaaataaaaatttgacactaaataaaagaaaatcacattttttttaaaccttatattaaaaatgataaaaatcgatTGTGCACAACGACAAAAATAtagcataaaaaaaattactcaatAGGTTATCGAACTCGTAATTCCTCAAGTAGAACGATTAATTAACTCTCCGACGGACTCTACCGGCTTTCTAGGATGAATCTtagaaaacatcataataataacattatgaatgataagCATCGGACGTTTACGATCAGTGAAAGTTCGACGATATCTCTCCAACTaaatagtccaccaaaaataatttggatggtAACCCAATTATGTATATAGGCATGTCATATTagccgcatcaatccaaatttctcaacactactcaaagactcgggcatcaccTAATGAGTTTGAACGATATTCCACAAAAGACTCAGATACTAGCACTCATCGACAATGCAGAACTAAGTGAGTTTTAGATTCCATAttctcgtgacacatacgactaaccataatacaacatttttcatgaaaaaaaacttatttattattccaaatttaataaaattactataatatataaagttgtattacttttttttactttttaaattaaaataaattcattcttattttctttaattataactctatcaaattttaaatataatataaaaaaaataaaaatatgataatagtTTAACTAGTTATACactcatctatatatatatatattagttaacaCCATATTAgtatgtattttaattatttttatttaatatattaaattatataattctaTATATTGAGGTCATTAACTATAATATTATggatatatttacatatattaattttaaatattaacaaattaattaattcaattttttatctacaaatatctaaatatttagAATTCATTGTTTgagatattaatttttaattatcatataaccttaataattaattatgagtAAATGTTTCAAATcttgagaaaattatatatatatatattttaaatatttgcgtgagatattaacttttaattttatcatataaccTTAATGATTATGGGTAAATGTTTCAAATcttgagaaaattatatatatataattttaatatttgcgTGGCCCGCATCACCTTAGACAGGCCCGAGTCCATGTAGTGCTTTGTTTGATGTGTGTTTGCGTggattttacttaatttttgttaatattttttattattatattaactaaaacatcataatattttttataaaatttaaatacaaaatagtttttttttaatagaggATGACCCGCAaccatacaaaaaaaaaataaagttgtaataatttaacaaattaaaaaattaaataacctaCTTTTTCatctaacaatttctttttaaaaaaattcaaaaaattattaaataacctaTATCAAACTAGCAGCTTGTCCCATgtatatactttttaaaattttatccaaaaacacaaatatctaatatagtttctttttatcaatcaaatcattattttaaatatataaaataccaaaatgtttcgattcatttaaatattttataattttattattaatttattgtactattatttaaagataattaagtaaataacctttttaaaaaactaattcttttaattttacacaaattaaactcatttttttataaaagaaatttggttttatcccaaaaataaCCGTTACATCAAACGGGGAGAGGGGATCATATAGGAAGGTCAAAATCTGGGGTTTTCTTTACCCGACTCAGATCCATGAGAGTCGGTGTTGTTGAACCCGATCCACAACAAAGATGACTAaccaatgaatatatatatatatatatatatatatatatttatttatttaattaattgttttttctcAACTACTAGGCCATGACAGGACAATAAGTCAATAACTGGTGTTAATGATGGGCTCTGTAATTTTTGGCCCATCACAAGCAATTTGAAGCAAAGATGAGTTATGTATATAGCTTTTTCCAGTTAAAAACTCAATATATATGGAGTAAATTATAATCTTACTTATGCTCAAAGAAGGAAACAAGTAGATCTAATTAAGAGAATTATAAACAATGTGAATCAACATTTTCTTTTCCATAGAAAATTAAtcattgattaaaatatattatgttttagacCATATAGTTTATTATTGGAAGGAAGTTAATATCTCATTACTATGACTTGAATctatgaatgaaattttgatgtTGATAAGATTTTGTTGTTTTGGTGTCTTTGATGATGTCTCCTTTTGCAGAATTAAAACTGAGTCATCattattgtctttttttttgtttgatatgacatgcatttttattttattttaagttaaaaaggtatatatatatactatatactTTATTCCTTATTTGAcatcaaataaaaagtaaataatcaTAAATGTATCAAGTATAAAAAACACACTTAGTATAATTTGTTCTTcataagttaaaaatatgttgaattATGATGTCCATTTTGAGATTATTTCCTTTTTAACATTGACATTTCgttttcttaattttctttcaCGTTAAATAACACAACTTCACTAGTCTTTTATCGAACATTGATcatttgaaaatctaaattaaatcTAAACAAAACTCGTAAAAAGTGAGTTTTACTTTATTATGCATAAACTTCTTCAATAAtgggtatattttttttttgtagaaatgGTCACAAGAATGATAAGTTTCCTAACAAGGAACAAAACCAacaacaataaacaaaacatacATAAACATGCTCGAAGTCGAAGAAGTCAATAATATCCCACAAACGATCGAGTACGGAGTCTCACTACAAACCTCAATTAGGGTCATAAATATAGAACTAAAAAATGACCTAATAATTTAGTTCCTTTCCCACAATAATAGAAGGTACATGCATGAATCTCCGGTATGAGAATGCGataataaaagaagagaaagcAACGGTTTTGTTTGTGTCTTCCTCATGAATTCTCCACCACGAATAAGAAACAAAGTGTTTATCCCGACATGTCCATATCATATCTACTCATGCAACTTCCTATAGTACTTGCAATCACATGTGGGTATGAACACACTGTTATGGGATGGTTCCTGCATATATGGCTGTGTCATATATCACTTAATTTCAAATATCTATATCTTGAGATTAATTTGCCAATGGACCAGCAGTACTCCAGTACTGACGATGTTGACTTGTTTTCTTCACAACATGAGACCAAAACCTGAGAATTTGCCCATGCTTCTTTGTTATGACTTTTCACTACACATTTACTATATCAATCTAAAGGTGAATCTGAACTGACAATGAACTTATTGCATTGATTTACtctcaatcaaatatttacttTATACTCCAAAGTACTTTCTATGCCCACTCCGCATCATTCTATTGCCCTTATAagtaccatatatatatatggagattCTTGTTGTGTATgcatgatatattatatataattgtctaAGATTTCAAACCCATTTTTATCTTGTGATATGATTATTGTAACATTAGTTACCTTAATATCATTTGCCCGGGGAATATCTTACCACACTCGACAATATATATCGTTCTAGTTTGAGAGTTTAAGAGGTGAATATCCCAGCCTTCTTGAGAAGTCATGGGTTCGAGTCTGTCAGGCGACAAGTTCTGCAGCTGTTAGATGGTTAAGTTTGTTTGCAGGCAATATGCTTAACCCCTTGtgatcacatatttttttctagtttgagagttttttttattaccatTAGTGCTCTGATTCAATCGCGATGCAACATATTATCTGCATAGGgccacatattttttttttttactcttaaATATTTACTTTCTATGCCCATTCCCATCCTTCTATTGTCCATATATGGAGATTGTTGTTGTGTAtgcattatttatataatgatttcaaactcatttttatCTTGTGATATCATTATTGTAacattaattaatctatattaTAAACCCTAATATCATTCGAGTGGGGGAATATCTTACCACACCTGATAATACCGTTTGGttaatttgagatttttcttcatAATATCATCTCCATAATCTTTTAGTATTAGAAAATCCATGCGTGCGAGACACTATTTGTTTTGTCTATCATAAAATCATcatattgataatataatttacaaaGATTGTaaagaaataatgaaaatttcataaaatatatttcaaaccCATTTTTATCTTGCAATGATCAttgaacattaattaatttgttaaaaaccCTAATACCACCATTCTTCTTTGAATTGTCTTCTTACTTCATggttttagaaaaaaaacatgatatgCACCATTTTTTTCTaggatataattattttattagtccATAATTTTTATGATAAGTAAAAGTACTTATGacatgatttataaaaatacccATAAAATATAATCAGGCACAAATGATAAGATTTATCATATAAAACACTCAACACCAAATTACTAATCAACATACTTAaggacatcaaaatagaaactcAAAACACCAGTAAGACGAGAAAGTCTAAATCGGAATCCTTATCGTCTAAGAGTTTTTCAAGACCGTGCTAAACGCCTTACGCCTTGCTCGTCAAAGAGTTTTCCTTTTCACCTTAATTTGCCACCCACTCCGAGTTTCAGCCTCTAAATAAATGGGGACCTCATTTCCACCCTCTTCTGAGTTCTTAGCTATTAATTGTCAAGCACAACCACCTTAGGACCAGACTCTCAGCCTCAAGTATGGGTT
This is a stretch of genomic DNA from Impatiens glandulifera chromosome 4, dImpGla2.1, whole genome shotgun sequence. It encodes these proteins:
- the LOC124935361 gene encoding putative lipid phosphate phosphatase 3, chloroplastic gives rise to the protein MNEVELGVHTFKSHGVQVSRYHLYDLLTLILLLLMEIVLFLFIQPYHSFISQDMITNHNLKYPHISHNTIPIWSVPIYTILLPIVVFLVYFPRKKDIYDLYHSILGLLFAVLITGVITEVIKLSTGLPRPDFFWRCFPNGVDNYDSLGNVICHGNPSVIKEGYRTFPSGHTSWSFAGLGFLTLYIAGKLKVFDGRGHVSKLCIPIIPLILASLVGISMIDEYRHHWKDVFVGGLLGLIVATLCYLQFFPPPYANNGWGPYAYFRAINETGGGGGVAAAVGVSGSHLSDSDGPPPLEEIPMSTLRA